One region of Streptomyces rishiriensis genomic DNA includes:
- a CDS encoding MFS transporter has product MTDATTGAAAVEEAGAQPAAGVWRNADFTKLWTGQTASLFAAQVSELALPLVAVLALAATSEQVGLLTSVVKLPYLLVSLFAGVLVDRVRRRNILIVTDLGRALVLSVVPVLYWTDRLGISWLYVLGFFAGCGSVLFDVAGQAYLPQIVGRDQLTRGNSALGASQSAATIGGPALGGVLVQWLTAPVAVLAGAASYLVSALTIAGIRHKEDRLEQARGATPAGTLREVWAGLKFVFGNEPLRAMTVMASIFNLSFTALEVAFLQFMPRTLGLSAGEIGLVMAALGPGFLVGAAFAGRLPQKFGYGRTMLTTASVANLVMLGLATVHGSGVVAVGTLMLINFLFASFGVANNVTVLSIRQTLTPDTLQGRVAATNRFVAMGIAPLGALVGGFLGGSVGLRTTVLVTAIGLSSALVPLALSSLARIRYELPPQIQIKEEA; this is encoded by the coding sequence ATGACGGACGCCACCACGGGCGCCGCCGCAGTCGAGGAGGCGGGCGCCCAGCCCGCCGCCGGCGTGTGGCGCAACGCCGACTTCACCAAGCTGTGGACCGGGCAGACCGCCTCCCTGTTCGCGGCCCAGGTGAGCGAACTCGCCCTGCCGCTGGTCGCGGTGCTGGCCCTGGCCGCCACCTCCGAGCAGGTCGGCCTGCTCACCTCGGTGGTCAAACTGCCCTACCTGCTCGTCTCGTTGTTCGCGGGCGTGCTCGTGGACCGGGTCCGGCGCAGGAACATCCTGATCGTCACCGACCTCGGCCGCGCCCTCGTGCTGTCCGTCGTACCCGTTCTGTACTGGACCGACCGGCTCGGCATCAGCTGGCTGTACGTCCTCGGCTTCTTCGCCGGTTGCGGCAGTGTGCTGTTCGACGTGGCCGGGCAGGCCTATCTGCCGCAGATCGTGGGGCGCGACCAGCTCACCCGCGGCAACTCCGCGCTCGGCGCCAGCCAGTCCGCGGCCACCATCGGCGGGCCGGCGCTCGGCGGTGTGCTGGTGCAGTGGCTGACCGCGCCGGTCGCGGTGCTGGCCGGAGCGGCGTCCTACCTGGTGTCCGCGCTCACCATCGCCGGCATCCGGCACAAGGAGGACCGGCTCGAACAGGCGCGGGGCGCCACGCCCGCGGGGACGCTGCGCGAGGTGTGGGCGGGCCTGAAGTTCGTGTTCGGCAACGAGCCGCTGCGCGCCATGACCGTGATGGCGTCGATCTTCAACCTGTCGTTCACCGCGCTGGAGGTCGCCTTCCTCCAGTTCATGCCGCGCACCCTCGGTCTGTCGGCCGGTGAGATCGGCCTCGTCATGGCCGCGCTCGGCCCCGGCTTCCTGGTCGGCGCGGCCTTCGCGGGCCGGCTCCCCCAGAAGTTCGGCTACGGCCGCACCATGCTGACCACCGCCTCCGTCGCCAACCTGGTGATGCTCGGCCTCGCCACCGTGCACGGCTCCGGCGTCGTCGCCGTCGGCACCCTGATGCTGATCAACTTCCTCTTCGCCTCGTTCGGCGTCGCCAACAACGTCACCGTCCTCAGCATCCGCCAGACCCTCACCCCGGACACCCTCCAGGGCCGCGTCGCCGCCACCAACCGCTTCGTCGCCATGGGCATCGCCCCGCTGGGCGCCCTCGTCGGCGGCTTCCTCGGCGGCTCCGTCGGCCTGCGCACGACGGTCCTGGTCACCGCGATCGGACTGTCGTCGGCGCTGGTCCCGCTGGCCCTGTCCTCGCTGGCCCGGATCAGGTACGAACTCCCGCCCCAGATCCAGATCAAGGAAGAAGCCTGA
- a CDS encoding MbtH family protein, with protein MSQPHDTHPTHDASAEPPHTVVVNHEEQYSVWPALLPLPEGWRATGFTGARAACLEHIETVWTDLRPLSLR; from the coding sequence ATGTCCCAGCCGCACGACACACACCCGACCCACGACGCCTCCGCCGAGCCGCCGCACACCGTGGTCGTCAACCACGAGGAGCAGTACTCGGTGTGGCCCGCCCTGCTGCCTCTCCCCGAGGGCTGGCGCGCCACCGGCTTCACCGGCGCCCGCGCCGCGTGCCTGGAGCACATCGAGACCGTCTGGACCGACCTGCGCCCGCTCAGCCTGCGCTGA
- a CDS encoding type II toxin-antitoxin system Phd/YefM family antitoxin, producing MKTMTYSESRARYAEVLNSVTDDREEVVITRAGHEPVVIVSLEDYESLKETAYLLRSPANARRLLASIDELENGGGTVRELTTDE from the coding sequence ATGAAGACCATGACGTATTCCGAGTCGCGCGCACGGTACGCCGAGGTGCTCAACTCCGTCACCGACGACCGCGAAGAGGTCGTCATCACCCGGGCCGGACATGAGCCGGTCGTCATCGTCTCCCTTGAGGACTACGAGTCCCTGAAGGAGACGGCCTACCTGCTGCGGAGCCCGGCGAACGCCCGGCGCCTGCTCGCGTCCATCGACGAGCTGGAAAACGGCGGCGGCACCGTACGCGAGCTGACGACCGACGAGTAA
- a CDS encoding polyamine aminopropyltransferase yields MIEPHAPAPPRVRQDREPPPHGVARLPVRPDTGRFLVLACVFVCAACGLVYELELVALASYLMGDSVTQASVVLSVMVFAMGVGSLAAKRLRRFAAAGFAALEATLALVGGCSAMALYAVFAWTGDWGGLWAHGPRVLLVAFSLAIGVLIGAEVPLLMELIQRIRRQDAGGAVADLFAADYVGALVGGLAFPFLLLPFLGQLTSSLLTGGVNVVAGAALVLGLFRRDLTCRARAVLLVANITVLGVLASAAVLVDDFERAARQAVYGDDVRVAVRTGVQEIVLAGGTDGRPLDLYLDGRLRFAGHDERRYHEALVRPAMSGPHARVLILGGGDGMAAREALGHPGVRRVDIVATDPGLVRLARTDPALSRLNDHAYGDARVHVATEEAFRWLRGAPPATYDVVVADLPDPGMTASTKLYSQEFYGLARRALAPGGRLVVHAGPVAGRPRAFWTVETTMRAAGLHTAPYRVDGRDADRGAGPDRGAGGSRAPGDWGFVLSTAGTRPPLRLDGREPPRTLTQAELTADARAAEATRVTGLRPSTLVHPRY; encoded by the coding sequence GTGATCGAACCGCACGCGCCGGCCCCGCCCCGTGTCCGGCAAGACCGGGAGCCGCCACCGCACGGGGTCGCGCGGCTTCCGGTCCGGCCGGACACCGGGCGGTTCCTGGTTCTCGCGTGCGTCTTCGTCTGCGCGGCCTGCGGTCTCGTCTACGAACTGGAACTCGTCGCACTGGCCTCCTACTTGATGGGCGACTCCGTCACCCAGGCCTCCGTCGTGCTGTCCGTCATGGTCTTCGCGATGGGCGTCGGCTCGCTCGCCGCCAAACGGCTGCGCCGGTTCGCCGCGGCCGGCTTCGCCGCCCTGGAGGCCACCCTCGCCCTGGTGGGCGGGTGCAGTGCCATGGCGCTGTACGCGGTGTTCGCGTGGACGGGCGACTGGGGCGGCCTGTGGGCCCACGGCCCCCGTGTGCTCCTCGTCGCGTTCTCGCTCGCCATCGGTGTGCTCATCGGTGCCGAGGTGCCCCTCCTCATGGAACTGATCCAGCGCATCCGCCGCCAGGACGCGGGCGGCGCGGTGGCCGACCTGTTCGCCGCGGACTACGTGGGCGCGCTGGTGGGCGGCCTCGCCTTCCCCTTCCTGCTGCTGCCCTTCCTGGGCCAGCTGACCAGTTCCCTGCTGACCGGCGGGGTCAACGTCGTGGCCGGCGCCGCCCTGGTCCTGGGCCTCTTCCGCCGCGACCTCACCTGCCGGGCGCGCGCGGTGCTGCTCGTCGCCAACATCACCGTCCTCGGCGTCCTCGCCTCCGCCGCCGTCCTCGTCGACGACTTCGAACGGGCGGCCCGGCAGGCGGTGTACGGCGACGACGTGCGCGTGGCGGTGCGGACCGGCGTCCAGGAGATCGTGCTCGCCGGCGGCACCGACGGCCGCCCCCTCGACCTCTACCTGGACGGCCGCCTCCGCTTCGCGGGCCACGACGAGCGGCGGTACCACGAGGCCCTGGTCCGCCCCGCGATGAGCGGCCCGCACGCGCGCGTGCTGATCCTCGGCGGCGGCGACGGCATGGCCGCCCGCGAGGCCCTCGGCCACCCCGGCGTGCGCCGCGTCGACATCGTCGCGACCGACCCCGGCCTGGTCCGACTGGCCCGCACCGACCCGGCCCTGTCCCGCCTCAACGACCATGCCTACGGCGACGCGCGGGTCCACGTCGCCACGGAGGAGGCTTTCCGGTGGCTGCGCGGGGCCCCTCCGGCGACGTACGACGTGGTCGTCGCGGATCTGCCCGACCCCGGCATGACGGCGAGCACGAAGCTCTACTCACAGGAGTTCTACGGTCTCGCCCGCCGGGCCCTCGCCCCGGGCGGCCGGCTCGTCGTGCACGCCGGTCCGGTCGCCGGCCGGCCACGCGCGTTCTGGACGGTCGAGACGACGATGCGCGCGGCGGGCCTGCACACCGCCCCCTACCGCGTGGACGGCCGCGACGCAGACCGCGGCGCGGGCCCCGACCGCGGCGCCGGCGGCTCCCGGGCCCCCGGTGACTGGGGCTTCGTCCTGTCCACCGCCGGTACCCGCCCGCCGCTGCGCCTCGACGGGCGGGAGCCGCCGCGCACCCTGACCCAGGCGGAGCTGACGGCGGACGCGCGGGCGGCGGAGGCGACCCGGGTGACGGGGCTGCGGCCCTCGACGCTGGTGCATCCGCGGTACTGA
- a CDS encoding SRPBCC domain-containing protein produces the protein MEQEVFVPVPAERLRAALADPAQVARAVPGLQQDAGTDPVAGRLKVRVGGHTITYRGAVRVRVREDGAYAVEGDATEVRGSGVVKPVLTLWLREAGAGTTLRFEGTASADGRIAELPPEAVESAVTRLLNRFAANLAAEAAEAVKAAEAVAADAADEVAQAVDEVADAVDEVADVDLDDVDDVDDVDDVPTPGAVFEAEVPAGGLEDLTGPGEPAAEAAHARRTMIGRSAEEVDHAPPRGRYAPVPAPQTVVPNSTLRWAAPAAALVVASAIVVGRALRRRG, from the coding sequence ATGGAGCAAGAGGTGTTCGTTCCGGTTCCGGCCGAGCGGTTGAGGGCGGCCCTCGCAGATCCGGCGCAGGTGGCCCGGGCGGTCCCCGGGCTCCAGCAGGACGCGGGCACCGATCCCGTCGCGGGGCGGCTGAAGGTGCGGGTCGGCGGCCACACCATCACGTACCGGGGCGCCGTACGGGTGCGCGTGCGGGAGGACGGCGCGTACGCCGTGGAGGGCGACGCGACCGAGGTGCGCGGCAGCGGGGTGGTGAAACCGGTCCTCACGCTGTGGCTGCGGGAGGCCGGAGCGGGCACGACGCTCCGCTTCGAGGGGACGGCGTCGGCGGACGGCCGGATCGCGGAACTGCCTCCGGAGGCCGTGGAGTCGGCGGTCACCCGGCTGCTGAACCGCTTCGCGGCGAACCTGGCGGCGGAAGCGGCCGAAGCCGTGAAAGCCGCGGAAGCCGTGGCGGCGGACGCCGCGGACGAGGTCGCGCAGGCCGTGGACGAGGTCGCGGACGCCGTCGACGAGGTCGCTGACGTGGACCTGGACGACGTGGACGACGTCGACGACGTCGACGACGTGCCCACCCCCGGCGCCGTCTTCGAGGCGGAGGTGCCGGCCGGTGGGCTCGAGGACCTCACGGGGCCCGGAGAGCCGGCCGCCGAGGCCGCGCACGCGCGCCGGACGATGATCGGGCGCAGCGCCGAGGAGGTGGACCACGCTCCGCCGCGCGGGCGCTACGCGCCGGTCCCGGCCCCGCAGACCGTCGTACCGAACAGCACGCTGCGGTGGGCCGCGCCGGCGGCCGCGCTCGTCGTGGCGTCGGCGATCGTGGTGGGCCGGGCACTGCGCCGACGCGGCTGA
- a CDS encoding DUF2617 family protein: MLTTLNTSYTDTRAADLAWALGREPLPALATLDLELSGATLQLRLLGASHQVLLEEEQGSCSETVACLPGSSTPLPLGVAKRVGDWEYEFAARVEELSPGQFAGRAQELLALVSEHPHGLAGVFPGSPHAFTALLAHRSEGQVHWRTWHAYPQDGELVATRTRVAVGVRSGAPGLSVSASAQAL; the protein is encoded by the coding sequence ATGCTCACGACCCTGAACACCTCCTACACCGACACGCGCGCGGCCGATCTCGCCTGGGCCCTGGGGCGGGAGCCGCTGCCCGCCCTCGCCACACTCGACCTCGAACTGTCCGGCGCCACGTTGCAGCTCAGACTGCTCGGCGCCTCGCATCAAGTGCTGCTGGAGGAGGAGCAGGGCTCTTGCTCCGAGACGGTGGCCTGCCTCCCCGGCAGCAGCACCCCGCTCCCGCTGGGCGTCGCCAAGCGGGTCGGCGACTGGGAGTACGAGTTCGCGGCGCGCGTCGAGGAGCTCTCGCCCGGCCAGTTCGCGGGCCGCGCCCAGGAACTCCTGGCCCTCGTCTCCGAGCACCCGCACGGCCTCGCAGGCGTCTTCCCCGGCAGCCCGCACGCCTTCACCGCCCTGCTCGCCCACCGCAGCGAAGGCCAGGTGCACTGGCGCACCTGGCACGCCTATCCGCAGGACGGGGAGCTGGTGGCGACCAGGACGCGCGTGGCCGTCGGCGTGCGGTCGGGCGCTCCCGGCCTGTCCGTGAGCGCCTCGGCCCAGGCACTCTGA
- a CDS encoding pyridoxal phosphate-dependent aminotransferase, with product MTGMTSTARPFLNRRLAEFGTTIFAEMSALAAATGAINLGQGFPDTDGPEEVREAAVRALRDGRGNQYPPGPGVPELRAAIADHQRRRYGLSFDPDTEVLVTAGATEAIAATLLALLEPGDEVVALEPYYDSYAACIAMAGASRVPVTLRPDPEQARFRLDLDELRDAVTGRTRLLLINTPHNPTGTVLTREELTAIAELAVERDLLVVTDEVYEHLVFDEAEHVPLATLPGMRERTVTIGSSGKTFSFTGWKVGWVTAAPGLVTAVRSAKQFLTYVSSGPFQYAVAEALALPDSYFEAFREDMRVKRNLLSAGLTEAGFEVFRPSGTYFITTDIRPLGAVLSEGGDGFAFCRALPERAGVVAIPNAVFYDHKDAGAPYVRFAFCKRTEVLTDATDRLRKTFAH from the coding sequence ATGACGGGCATGACCTCCACCGCGCGCCCCTTCCTCAACCGCCGTCTCGCCGAGTTCGGGACGACGATCTTCGCCGAGATGTCCGCCCTCGCCGCGGCGACCGGCGCCATCAACCTGGGACAGGGCTTCCCCGACACCGACGGCCCGGAGGAGGTCCGCGAGGCGGCCGTGCGGGCGCTGCGGGACGGCCGCGGCAACCAGTACCCGCCGGGCCCCGGCGTCCCCGAGCTGCGCGCGGCGATCGCCGACCACCAGCGCCGCCGCTACGGCCTCTCCTTCGACCCGGACACCGAGGTCCTGGTCACCGCGGGCGCCACGGAGGCCATCGCCGCCACCCTGCTCGCGCTGCTGGAGCCCGGCGACGAGGTCGTCGCCCTCGAGCCGTACTACGACTCCTACGCGGCCTGCATCGCGATGGCGGGCGCCTCGCGGGTGCCGGTCACCCTGCGCCCGGACCCCGAGCAGGCGCGCTTCCGCCTCGACCTGGACGAGTTGCGCGACGCGGTCACCGGGCGCACCCGGCTGCTGCTGATCAACACCCCGCACAACCCGACCGGCACGGTCCTCACCCGCGAGGAGCTGACGGCGATCGCCGAGCTGGCGGTGGAACGGGACCTGCTCGTCGTGACGGACGAGGTGTACGAGCACCTGGTCTTCGACGAGGCGGAGCACGTGCCGCTGGCGACGCTGCCGGGGATGCGGGAACGGACGGTCACCATCGGGTCGAGCGGCAAGACGTTCTCGTTCACCGGCTGGAAGGTCGGCTGGGTCACGGCGGCGCCCGGGCTGGTCACGGCGGTGCGCTCGGCGAAGCAGTTCCTGACGTACGTGTCGTCCGGGCCGTTCCAGTACGCGGTGGCCGAGGCGCTGGCCCTGCCGGACTCCTACTTCGAGGCGTTCCGCGAGGACATGCGGGTGAAGCGGAACCTGCTGTCGGCGGGGCTCACGGAGGCGGGCTTCGAGGTGTTCCGGCCCTCGGGCACGTACTTCATCACCACGGACATCCGCCCCCTCGGCGCTGTGCTGTCCGAAGGCGGCGACGGCTTCGCCTTCTGCCGCGCCCTGCCGGAACGGGCCGGCGTGGTCGCGATCCCGAACGCGGTCTTCTACGACCACAAGGACGCGGGTGCCCCCTACGTCCGCTTCGCCTTCTGCAAGCGCACGGAGGTCCTGACGGACGCGACGGACCGACTCCGCAAGACATTCGCGCACTGA
- a CDS encoding flavin reductase family protein: protein MTAAAATADRTALFRRAAGRFPTGVTVVTTLADGEPYGMTANAFMTLSLDPLLVAVGIGHRARAHGHVLRSGRFAVTVLADHQEPTARRFADPARPVGEAAFTADPWTKGPASGCPVLSDGAAWFDCAVRAAHPVGDHTLVVGRVETFGLLDTARPLLFVNSDFAVPGPAPTLGAHPPSRPASLGARS from the coding sequence GTGACAGCCGCCGCGGCGACAGCGGACCGCACGGCGCTCTTCCGGCGGGCGGCGGGCCGCTTCCCGACCGGGGTGACCGTGGTGACCACCCTCGCCGACGGCGAGCCGTACGGCATGACGGCCAACGCCTTCATGACGCTCTCCCTCGACCCACTGCTGGTCGCCGTCGGCATCGGGCACCGCGCCCGGGCGCACGGACACGTCCTGCGCTCGGGCCGGTTCGCGGTGACCGTCCTCGCCGACCACCAGGAGCCGACCGCCCGCCGTTTCGCCGACCCGGCCCGTCCGGTCGGCGAGGCGGCCTTCACGGCCGACCCCTGGACGAAGGGCCCGGCCTCCGGCTGCCCCGTCCTCAGCGACGGCGCGGCCTGGTTCGACTGCGCGGTCCGGGCCGCTCATCCGGTCGGCGACCACACCCTGGTCGTCGGCCGCGTCGAGACCTTCGGCCTGCTCGACACCGCCCGCCCGCTGCTGTTCGTGAACAGCGACTTCGCAGTACCGGGCCCGGCCCCGACCCTCGGAGCACACCCCCCGTCCCGCCCCGCATCCCTCGGAGCACGCTCATGA
- a CDS encoding Txe/YoeB family addiction module toxin — MKITFSSRAWEDYLWWQLQDRKTLKRINTLIADIARNGNEGIGKPEPLKHGFQGYWSRRINDEHRLIYKATEDGVLIAQCRYHYES; from the coding sequence GTGAAGATCACCTTTTCCTCCCGGGCCTGGGAGGACTATCTGTGGTGGCAGCTTCAGGACCGGAAGACCCTGAAGCGCATCAACACACTCATCGCGGACATCGCCCGGAACGGCAACGAGGGGATCGGCAAACCGGAACCGCTCAAGCACGGATTCCAGGGCTACTGGTCACGCCGCATCAACGACGAGCACCGACTGATCTACAAGGCCACCGAGGACGGCGTCCTGATCGCGCAGTGCCGCTACCACTACGAGAGCTGA
- a CDS encoding YbjN domain-containing protein — MSIDPSSIPNFGGQPEPQPQGGPAGPVVPDQDLVKQLLDQMELKYVVDDEGDLAAPWEEFRTYFMFRGEGDQAVYSVRTFYDRPHGIDEKAQLLESIDDWNRRTLWPKVYTHTHDDGTVRLIGEAQLLIGAGVNIELFVSSTVSWVRAAIEFDKWLVEQLGLESAVAEGDEKPGDGAENVEKAEDDE, encoded by the coding sequence GTGAGCATCGACCCGTCCTCGATTCCGAACTTCGGGGGCCAGCCAGAGCCGCAGCCCCAGGGTGGACCGGCGGGCCCCGTCGTCCCGGACCAGGATCTCGTGAAGCAGCTCCTCGACCAGATGGAGCTGAAGTACGTCGTCGACGACGAGGGTGACCTCGCGGCGCCGTGGGAGGAGTTCCGTACGTATTTCATGTTCCGCGGCGAGGGTGACCAGGCGGTCTACTCGGTGCGGACGTTCTACGACCGGCCCCACGGGATCGACGAGAAGGCGCAGCTGCTCGAGTCGATCGACGACTGGAACCGCCGCACCCTGTGGCCCAAGGTCTACACCCACACCCACGACGACGGCACCGTCCGTCTCATCGGCGAGGCGCAGCTGCTGATCGGCGCCGGTGTGAACATCGAGCTCTTCGTCTCCTCGACGGTGAGCTGGGTGCGGGCGGCGATCGAGTTCGACAAGTGGCTCGTGGAACAGCTGGGCCTGGAGTCGGCGGTCGCCGAGGGCGACGAGAAGCCCGGCGACGGCGCCGAGAACGTCGAGAAGGCCGAGGACGACGAGTAG
- a CDS encoding amino acid adenylation domain-containing protein, whose amino-acid sequence MADVSTLYERFAASADAHPDRTALETGGRVLTYAALRRLAEHTAARLLTALDGRRVERIGVLANRSVAAYASYLAAQRLGAAAVPLGPEVAPVRLAAVGRAAALDAVLAEQSAVDHGRSVGFPCPVLPFTEPDEDTGGAQPEREPHPVLSPYEARPDAVAYIVFTSGSTGTPKGVPVLQRNAAAMLDYAVDRYGIGPGSRVSQTFDLTFDPTAWDMFTAWSAGAALVVPARAELVRPARFIRRTGVTHWFSVPSVITYAQRLRDLAPDSLPSLRWTLFGGEPLTLAQAAVWQAAAPGSVLENLYGPTEVTVSCTQHRLPADPADWPATANGTVPIGTPYPHLDFLVLNEDGHPADEGELCVRGPQRFPGYLDPAENQGRFVRFDGRRATVHEGREAPAPDLYYRTGDRVRRDVDGALLHLGRLDQQVKIRGHRIELGDVEAALRSADGVEEAVVTVGTAEGAEPGLEAAYTGTPQDPRALRAHLTDRLPTYMLPRAFTHFDAFPLSANRKIDRRAVATRLAAPQG is encoded by the coding sequence GTGGCTGACGTGTCCACCCTCTACGAGCGCTTCGCCGCGTCCGCCGACGCGCACCCCGACCGGACCGCCCTGGAGACCGGCGGACGCGTCCTCACCTACGCCGCCCTGCGCCGCCTCGCCGAGCACACCGCGGCCCGCCTGCTCACCGCCCTGGACGGTCGCCGCGTCGAACGGATCGGCGTCCTGGCCAACCGCAGCGTGGCCGCGTACGCCTCCTACCTGGCAGCGCAGCGTCTGGGCGCGGCCGCCGTGCCGCTCGGCCCGGAGGTCGCGCCGGTCCGGCTCGCCGCCGTGGGCCGTGCGGCGGCGCTCGACGCGGTGCTGGCGGAGCAGAGCGCGGTGGACCACGGGCGCTCGGTCGGTTTCCCGTGCCCCGTGCTGCCCTTCACCGAGCCGGACGAGGACACCGGCGGCGCGCAGCCGGAACGGGAGCCGCATCCCGTCCTCTCGCCGTACGAGGCGCGTCCGGACGCCGTCGCCTACATCGTGTTCACCTCGGGCTCCACCGGCACCCCGAAGGGCGTACCGGTGCTCCAGCGCAACGCGGCGGCGATGCTGGACTACGCCGTCGACCGCTACGGCATCGGCCCCGGGAGCCGCGTCTCACAGACGTTCGACCTGACCTTCGACCCGACCGCGTGGGACATGTTCACCGCGTGGAGCGCCGGCGCGGCCCTCGTGGTGCCGGCCCGCGCCGAACTGGTCCGCCCGGCCCGCTTCATCCGACGCACGGGTGTCACCCACTGGTTCTCGGTCCCCTCGGTGATCACCTACGCCCAGCGGCTGCGCGACCTCGCCCCCGACTCGCTGCCGTCCCTGCGCTGGACCCTGTTCGGCGGTGAGCCGCTCACCCTGGCCCAGGCCGCCGTCTGGCAGGCCGCGGCCCCGGGCAGCGTGCTGGAGAACCTCTACGGTCCCACCGAGGTCACCGTCTCCTGCACCCAGCACCGCCTGCCCGCCGACCCCGCCGACTGGCCCGCCACCGCCAACGGCACGGTCCCCATCGGCACGCCGTACCCGCACCTGGACTTCCTGGTCCTGAACGAGGACGGCCACCCCGCCGACGAGGGTGAACTGTGCGTCCGCGGCCCGCAGCGCTTCCCCGGCTACCTCGACCCGGCCGAGAACCAGGGCCGCTTCGTCCGCTTCGACGGCCGCCGGGCCACGGTGCACGAGGGCCGGGAGGCGCCCGCACCCGACCTCTACTACCGCACCGGCGACCGCGTCCGCCGCGACGTGGACGGCGCGCTGCTCCATCTGGGTCGCCTCGACCAGCAGGTCAAGATCCGTGGCCACCGCATCGAACTCGGCGACGTCGAGGCCGCGCTGCGTTCGGCCGACGGCGTCGAGGAGGCGGTGGTCACGGTCGGGACGGCCGAGGGCGCCGAGCCCGGCCTGGAAGCCGCCTACACCGGTACCCCGCAGGACCCCCGGGCCCTGCGCGCCCACCTCACGGACCGCCTGCCGACGTACATGCTGCCGCGCGCCTTCACCCACTTCGACGCCTTTCCCCTGAGCGCCAACCGCAAGATCGACCGGCGCGCGGTCGCGACCCGTCTGGCCGCCCCGCAGGGCTGA
- a CDS encoding MupA/Atu3671 family FMN-dependent luciferase-like monooxygenase: MDFSLFYFADGSVDGSGGGRYDLLLDGAKFADTHGFTAVWTPERHFHPFGGLYPNPSVTGAAVATVTERVGIRAGSVVAPLHHPVRIAEEWSVVDNLSGGRVGLSLASGWNAVDFALRPEGYAGRKTAVIEAVEQVRALWRGEPLTVTDGAGNPAEVRIFPPPVQPELPVWVTSAGGPETFRAAGAAGAGVLTHLLGQDFDQLTEKITLYRKALADRPGHDGRPGHVALMLHTYLGEDPDRVKETVREPFTTYLKSSFGLIARSAGSILSGFDPDKLRESDIDFLVRRSFDTYYTTSGLFGTVEQAAAVVERARAAGVDELACLIDFGVGHGEVLAGLEHLNALRVASAGAAR, from the coding sequence ATGGACTTCAGTCTCTTCTACTTCGCCGACGGCAGTGTGGACGGCAGCGGCGGCGGCCGCTACGACCTGCTGCTGGACGGCGCCAAGTTCGCCGACACGCACGGCTTCACCGCCGTGTGGACCCCCGAGCGGCACTTCCACCCCTTCGGCGGGCTCTACCCGAACCCGTCGGTGACCGGCGCCGCCGTCGCCACCGTCACCGAGCGGGTCGGCATCCGCGCGGGCAGCGTGGTCGCCCCGCTGCACCACCCGGTGCGCATCGCCGAGGAGTGGTCGGTCGTCGACAACCTCTCCGGCGGCCGGGTCGGGCTGTCGCTGGCGTCCGGCTGGAACGCGGTCGACTTCGCGCTGCGTCCCGAGGGCTACGCGGGCCGCAAGACCGCCGTCATCGAGGCGGTGGAGCAGGTGCGCGCGCTGTGGCGGGGTGAGCCGCTGACCGTCACCGACGGCGCCGGCAACCCGGCCGAGGTGCGGATCTTCCCGCCGCCCGTCCAGCCCGAGCTGCCGGTCTGGGTGACCAGCGCGGGCGGCCCGGAGACCTTCCGGGCGGCGGGCGCGGCCGGCGCAGGCGTGCTGACCCACCTGCTGGGCCAGGACTTCGACCAGCTCACCGAGAAGATCACCCTGTACCGCAAGGCGCTCGCCGACCGTCCAGGACACGACGGCCGGCCCGGCCATGTGGCGCTGATGCTGCACACGTACCTGGGCGAGGACCCGGACCGGGTGAAGGAGACGGTCCGCGAGCCGTTCACCACGTATCTGAAGAGCTCCTTCGGCCTCATCGCCCGCTCCGCCGGAAGCATCCTGTCCGGCTTCGACCCGGACAAGCTGCGCGAGTCCGACATCGACTTCCTGGTCCGCCGCTCGTTCGACACGTACTACACGACCAGCGGTCTGTTCGGGACGGTGGAGCAGGCGGCGGCCGTGGTGGAGCGGGCCCGTGCGGCGGGCGTCGACGAGCTGGCCTGCCTGATCGACTTCGGGGTGGGCCACGGCGAGGTGCTCGCGGGCCTGGAGCACCTGAACGCGCTGCGTGTGGCCTCGGCGGGGGCCGCCCGGTGA